The Egibacteraceae bacterium genome contains a region encoding:
- a CDS encoding MBL fold metallo-hydrolase, with amino-acid sequence MDNHTEQLADGVWRVEVATYVNAYVVANDGRGDAEGLTVIDTGWRKSGSRLVRSIRLAGLDPRAVGDVLLSHWHTDHAGAAARFARSSAGATVWIGEADHPVITGAVARPPDADGTRLARLLNPRWPMPEPVEDARVLTPGQHFDVGGGLDVVAAPGHTPGHCAFLLPERGVLLSGDAVFNIWLLSRGPRFMCSALPALPATLRRLAGLSFDTLGVTHGPPLTRDAPARVAALVP; translated from the coding sequence ATGGACAACCACACCGAGCAGCTGGCCGACGGTGTCTGGCGCGTCGAGGTGGCCACGTACGTCAACGCCTACGTCGTGGCCAACGACGGTCGGGGCGACGCCGAGGGGCTCACGGTCATCGACACCGGATGGCGCAAGAGCGGGTCCAGGCTGGTACGCAGCATCCGCCTGGCCGGGCTCGATCCGCGCGCCGTCGGCGACGTGCTGCTCAGCCACTGGCACACCGACCACGCGGGCGCCGCCGCCCGGTTCGCCCGCTCCAGCGCCGGGGCGACCGTGTGGATCGGCGAGGCCGACCACCCGGTGATCACCGGCGCGGTCGCCCGCCCTCCCGACGCCGACGGGACGCGCCTCGCCCGGCTGCTCAACCCCCGGTGGCCGATGCCCGAGCCCGTCGAGGACGCCAGGGTGCTGACCCCCGGCCAGCACTTCGACGTCGGTGGCGGTCTGGACGTGGTCGCCGCCCCGGGCCACACCCCCGGCCACTGCGCGTTCCTGCTGCCTGAGCGGGGGGTCCTGCTGTCGGGCGACGCGGTGTTCAACATCTGGTTGCTGTCGCGCGGGCCGCGCTTCATGTGCTCGGCCCTGCCCGCGCTCCCGGCGACGCTGCGCCGCCTCGCCGGCCTGTCCTTCGACACGCTGGGGGTGACCCACGGACCACCGCTCACCCGCGACGCCCCGGCCCGGGTCGCGGCGCTGGTCCCCTGA
- the dacB gene encoding D-alanyl-D-alanine carboxypeptidase/D-alanyl-D-alanine-endopeptidase: protein MRLRVGLFLVVCLLLGAGLVQLTAPAPPDVTADDRASPGRRPQAATTAEPKPPQPDLNPPLPQRLAGLVAHEGVAGQVVGVSVTDADGRPVFEHHAGAHLLPASAQKLPVAAAALATLGPDFRYETMLRATSRPEPGGVLHGDLVLVGSGDPALATPQYGQLRPDRPRTPLEALADRVTAGGITRITGAVLGDPGVFPHQPQAPGWVPRYLEQGNTTRSSGLTAEGGRRLFIEGGRVRSVPAADPATTAAAALHALLVERGVVIDGGAAATATPPPAPVNVGGVTSPPLLDLLRYTLQRSDNHLADAIFRTIGTASGDATWAGSAAATRQALEALGLDLAGTAMADGSGLSRGDRLSATFLTALDARMTDSTHGSVWRSLMAVAGESGTLQRRLVGSVAEGRLRGKTGSLQDVMTLSGTVIGPDGSRFHFAVLGNDLDGPGMQAVRRLQDLVVLALAEDLYGCAWEPAAPPATADPDRPADQELALVCPT, encoded by the coding sequence ATGCGTCTTCGTGTCGGTCTCTTCCTGGTGGTGTGCCTCCTGCTCGGGGCCGGCCTCGTGCAGCTGACTGCGCCCGCACCGCCGGACGTCACCGCCGACGACCGGGCATCCCCGGGCCGACGCCCGCAGGCGGCGACGACCGCGGAGCCAAAGCCGCCGCAGCCCGATCTCAACCCGCCCCTGCCGCAACGCCTGGCCGGGCTGGTGGCGCACGAGGGCGTGGCCGGACAGGTCGTCGGTGTGTCGGTGACCGACGCGGACGGCCGTCCCGTGTTCGAGCACCACGCGGGCGCCCATCTCCTACCGGCGTCGGCCCAGAAGCTGCCCGTGGCGGCGGCCGCCCTGGCCACCCTGGGCCCGGACTTCCGCTACGAGACGATGCTGCGCGCGACCTCCCGGCCGGAGCCCGGCGGCGTGCTGCACGGTGACCTGGTGCTCGTGGGCTCGGGCGACCCCGCCCTGGCCACCCCCCAGTACGGGCAGCTGCGCCCGGACCGGCCCCGCACGCCGCTGGAGGCGCTGGCGGACCGGGTCACCGCCGGGGGGATCACCCGGATCACCGGCGCCGTTCTCGGCGACCCCGGCGTGTTCCCGCATCAGCCGCAGGCGCCGGGCTGGGTGCCCCGGTACCTGGAGCAGGGCAACACGACGCGTTCCTCGGGCCTGACCGCCGAGGGTGGGCGGCGGCTGTTCATCGAGGGCGGCCGGGTGCGCTCGGTGCCGGCCGCCGACCCCGCGACCACGGCTGCGGCCGCGCTGCACGCGCTGCTCGTCGAGCGCGGCGTCGTGATCGACGGCGGCGCCGCCGCGACGGCGACGCCCCCGCCCGCCCCCGTCAACGTGGGCGGCGTCACCAGCCCGCCGCTGCTGGACCTCCTGCGCTACACCCTGCAGCGCAGCGACAACCACCTGGCCGATGCGATCTTCCGCACGATCGGGACCGCGTCGGGGGACGCCACCTGGGCGGGCTCGGCCGCCGCCACCCGGCAGGCCCTGGAGGCGCTCGGCCTCGACCTCGCCGGCACCGCCATGGCCGACGGGTCAGGCCTGTCGCGAGGCGACCGGCTGTCCGCGACGTTCCTGACGGCGCTCGACGCCCGGATGACCGACTCCACGCACGGCTCGGTGTGGCGAAGCCTCATGGCGGTGGCGGGCGAGAGCGGCACCCTGCAACGCCGGCTGGTCGGCAGCGTGGCGGAGGGCCGCCTGCGCGGCAAGACCGGGTCGCTGCAGGATGTCATGACGCTGTCAGGGACGGTCATCGGCCCGGACGGATCCCGCTTCCATTTCGCGGTCCTCGGCAACGACCTCGACGGTCCCGGCATGCAGGCGGTGCGCCGGCTGCAGGACCTGGTGGTGCTTGCCCTGGCCGAGGACCTGTACGGCTGCGCGTGGGAACCCGCGGCCCCACCGGCCACGGCGGATCCCGATCGGCCGGCCGACCAGGAGCTGGCGCTGGTCTGCCCGACGTGA
- a CDS encoding protein kinase, with product MRLPERIGRYRVQSVIGVGGFAVVYRAHDEVLDDAVAIKVLAENWGADADIRERFLEEARLLRRIRNDHLVTVHDIGELDEDGRPYFVMEFAKRGTLDDRLATRGGAGLDPASARRLATSLAEGMGSLHRAGIVHRDVNPRNLFLQANDAAGAHGARGARATQVQQGLVAGDERVLLGDLGLAKDVVRTGGAASVIGGTPHYHAPEQLDPHAPVRPAADIFAATGVLWEAITGTPPPLPPDLEGALVLVDDRWQPLFERGLAADPDERFADMDAWRDAVLACLGPGMAEAKRAAVTQPTALATTGPYKGLAAFQPEDAAQFFGRDALVAELIDRLARSRTLMVGGPSGSGKSSLVRAGLIPAVATGGLAGSERWPVMLFAPRSEPIRELAYQLAKTARTTTQQATGLGDADELLSDPLGARSVAESITDVTGGLLVVIDQFEELFTQGGRREDQEAFLDLLAGMVDPTDSRVRLVMAMRADFYGTSAQFPWLAQRITQSQVLVGPMTRSELRQAIEEPGRQAGLRLEDGLVDAILEDGGSEPGYLPLVSHALAETWRRRRGTSLTLAGYREAGGVAGALAHTAEAVYKERFDDTQRRVARRLLLRLVTPGDGTPDTRRPLQLADLNESETEEISQVAAELTDARLLTVDRDTIEIAHEALILSWPRLGGWIEESRDDLRVRQRIDRAGAEWVAQGREPDLLYRGTPLQSALEWAAGHGDELSPAGRDLLAASEAAAIEAEARREQASRRSRRVRRTAVAVLGVLTAVAGGASLVAFSALGEATSRFAQSLATQAAGLVDEDPRLALALAVESIERVGSPSLEARVALVEGSRALESATFAPAGSALDVGDALALAVRPDGEVVATGDRDGTVHLWDVDSGRALGAPLEGHDAAVEDLAFSPDGRWLVSASDDETLRRWDLDDPAAVPSSQLLGTTGGIVWAAAVGADGTTVASGSLDGTVRLWDLHEAEQLGDPLLEDQALSIDALTISPDGALLLAGAGPGQGEVWGWSLPDGEEAFDAFTAHDSFLSGLAVDPAGETFATAGSDGRIRLWDATTADLVTEPFEGHTGDLRGVLFSPDGRLLLAGDEQGRIRAWSTADEEELPPTVAGHDGQVLTTALSETGDVLASLGFDHTVQIWTRGEAALGTVLDGHEEGAFGVAVSPDGDVVATGDGTGAIRVFSTDTGALLAGPMTDHTAAVWALDVSPDGATVASGGADGTVLVHDLSSGDVVARADGHDGAVTVARFHGDRLLTGGDDGVVRAWDGAGRAAGEPLGPHRGGVTAMAWGPDGILAVSDREGNVQLWRPEDGARVGTALPADGNTVWSVDWSPDGGRLAIASADENVTLTTPSGERSARLTPHPGGATGVAFLADGATAVSASRDGTIRLWDVALGRALGGAFATHDEAVWRVVAHPHDRRFVTSSEDGTVRIWDVLDTGRACERAGGAFDEEQQRTYLGPGETAAGCG from the coding sequence ATGCGCCTGCCGGAGCGCATCGGTCGCTATCGGGTCCAGTCGGTCATCGGCGTCGGCGGGTTCGCGGTCGTCTACCGCGCGCACGACGAGGTGCTCGACGACGCGGTGGCCATCAAGGTCCTCGCCGAGAACTGGGGGGCCGACGCCGACATCCGCGAGCGCTTCCTGGAGGAGGCGCGCCTCCTGCGCCGCATCCGCAACGACCACCTGGTCACCGTCCACGACATCGGTGAGCTCGATGAGGACGGGCGGCCCTACTTCGTGATGGAGTTCGCCAAGCGCGGGACGCTCGACGACCGTCTCGCCACCCGCGGCGGCGCGGGACTCGACCCGGCGAGCGCCCGCCGGCTGGCCACGTCCCTGGCCGAGGGCATGGGCTCCCTGCACCGCGCCGGCATCGTTCACCGTGACGTCAACCCGCGCAACCTGTTCCTCCAGGCCAACGACGCCGCCGGCGCCCACGGAGCACGCGGCGCGCGGGCCACCCAGGTGCAGCAGGGCCTGGTCGCCGGTGACGAGCGGGTGCTGCTGGGTGACCTCGGCCTGGCCAAGGACGTGGTGCGCACCGGCGGTGCGGCGAGCGTGATCGGGGGCACGCCGCACTACCACGCGCCCGAGCAGCTCGACCCCCACGCACCCGTGCGCCCGGCAGCGGACATCTTCGCCGCGACGGGCGTGCTGTGGGAGGCCATCACCGGCACACCGCCCCCGCTGCCGCCCGACCTCGAGGGCGCCCTGGTCCTCGTCGACGACCGCTGGCAACCGCTCTTCGAGCGGGGCCTGGCCGCCGATCCCGACGAGCGCTTCGCAGACATGGACGCCTGGCGCGACGCCGTCCTGGCCTGCCTGGGGCCGGGCATGGCCGAGGCCAAGCGGGCAGCGGTCACCCAGCCCACCGCGCTGGCGACCACGGGGCCGTACAAGGGGCTGGCCGCCTTCCAGCCCGAGGACGCCGCGCAGTTCTTCGGGCGCGACGCGCTCGTCGCCGAGCTGATCGACCGGCTGGCACGATCCCGCACCCTCATGGTCGGGGGCCCGTCGGGCAGCGGGAAGTCCTCGCTGGTGCGCGCCGGCCTGATCCCGGCGGTGGCGACCGGCGGGCTGGCCGGCAGCGAGCGCTGGCCGGTGATGCTGTTCGCCCCGCGGTCCGAGCCCATCCGCGAGCTGGCCTACCAGCTCGCCAAGACCGCTCGGACGACCACCCAGCAGGCGACGGGCCTCGGCGACGCCGACGAGCTCCTGAGCGACCCGCTGGGCGCGCGCTCCGTCGCGGAGAGCATCACCGACGTTACCGGGGGCCTGCTCGTCGTCATCGACCAGTTCGAGGAGCTGTTCACCCAGGGCGGCCGGCGCGAGGACCAGGAGGCGTTCCTCGACCTGCTCGCCGGAATGGTCGACCCCACCGACAGCCGGGTGCGCCTGGTCATGGCCATGCGGGCGGACTTCTACGGCACCAGCGCGCAGTTCCCGTGGCTGGCCCAGCGGATCACCCAGAGCCAGGTCCTGGTCGGGCCGATGACGCGCAGCGAGCTGCGCCAGGCCATCGAGGAGCCGGGCCGCCAGGCGGGGCTGCGGCTGGAGGACGGGCTGGTGGACGCCATCCTCGAGGACGGCGGCAGCGAGCCGGGGTACCTGCCGCTGGTCTCCCACGCCCTGGCCGAGACGTGGCGCCGCCGCCGGGGCACGAGCCTCACCCTGGCCGGCTACCGCGAGGCCGGCGGGGTGGCCGGCGCGCTGGCCCACACCGCGGAGGCGGTGTACAAGGAGCGCTTCGACGACACGCAGCGCCGCGTCGCCCGGCGCCTGCTGCTGCGCCTCGTCACACCGGGCGACGGCACACCCGACACCCGCCGGCCGCTCCAGCTGGCCGACCTGAACGAGAGTGAGACCGAGGAGATCTCCCAGGTGGCCGCGGAGCTGACCGACGCGCGCCTGCTCACCGTCGACCGGGACACCATCGAGATCGCCCACGAGGCGCTGATCCTCAGCTGGCCCCGGCTGGGGGGCTGGATCGAGGAGAGCCGCGACGACCTGCGCGTGCGCCAGCGCATCGACCGTGCCGGAGCCGAGTGGGTGGCGCAGGGACGCGAGCCGGACCTGCTGTACCGCGGCACCCCGCTGCAGTCGGCGCTGGAGTGGGCGGCCGGCCACGGCGACGAGCTGTCCCCGGCCGGCCGGGACCTGCTGGCGGCCAGCGAAGCCGCCGCGATCGAGGCCGAGGCGCGCCGCGAGCAGGCCTCCCGCCGGTCGCGGCGCGTCCGGCGTACGGCGGTGGCGGTGCTGGGGGTGTTGACCGCGGTCGCCGGCGGCGCCTCGCTCGTGGCGTTCTCCGCGCTGGGCGAGGCGACCTCCCGGTTCGCACAGTCGCTCGCCACCCAGGCGGCCGGGCTGGTCGACGAGGACCCGCGCCTGGCGCTGGCGCTCGCCGTGGAGTCCATCGAGCGGGTCGGGAGCCCCTCGCTCGAGGCGCGGGTGGCGCTGGTCGAGGGCAGCAGGGCCCTCGAGTCCGCCACGTTCGCGCCGGCCGGCTCGGCCCTGGACGTCGGCGATGCCCTGGCGCTTGCCGTGCGTCCCGACGGCGAGGTCGTGGCCACCGGCGACCGGGACGGCACCGTCCACCTGTGGGACGTGGACTCCGGGCGAGCGCTCGGTGCGCCGCTGGAGGGCCACGACGCCGCGGTCGAGGACCTCGCCTTCAGCCCCGACGGGCGGTGGCTGGTCAGCGCCAGCGACGACGAGACCCTGCGGCGCTGGGACCTCGACGACCCCGCGGCCGTGCCGTCCTCCCAGCTGCTCGGCACGACCGGCGGCATCGTGTGGGCCGCCGCGGTCGGCGCGGACGGCACCACCGTGGCGTCGGGGAGCCTCGACGGCACCGTGCGGCTGTGGGACCTCCACGAGGCCGAGCAGCTCGGCGACCCGCTGCTCGAGGACCAGGCCCTCAGCATCGACGCGCTGACGATCAGCCCCGATGGCGCGCTGCTCCTCGCCGGCGCCGGCCCGGGGCAGGGCGAGGTGTGGGGCTGGTCCCTGCCCGACGGCGAGGAGGCGTTCGATGCGTTCACCGCCCACGACAGCTTCCTGTCGGGGCTCGCGGTCGACCCAGCGGGCGAGACCTTCGCGACCGCCGGGTCCGACGGCCGCATCCGGCTGTGGGACGCCACCACCGCCGACCTGGTCACCGAGCCGTTCGAGGGCCACACCGGCGACCTGCGGGGGGTGCTGTTCTCCCCGGACGGGCGCCTGCTGCTCGCCGGGGACGAGCAGGGCCGGATCCGGGCCTGGAGCACCGCCGACGAGGAGGAGCTGCCCCCGACCGTGGCGGGCCACGACGGGCAGGTGCTCACGACGGCTCTGTCCGAAACGGGTGACGTCCTGGCCAGCCTGGGCTTCGACCACACGGTGCAGATCTGGACCCGCGGCGAGGCCGCGCTGGGCACCGTCCTCGACGGTCACGAGGAGGGCGCGTTCGGGGTGGCCGTCAGCCCCGACGGCGACGTCGTCGCCACCGGTGACGGCACCGGCGCCATCAGGGTGTTCAGCACGGACACCGGAGCGCTGCTCGCCGGACCGATGACCGACCACACCGCGGCCGTGTGGGCGCTCGACGTCAGCCCCGACGGCGCCACCGTCGCGTCGGGCGGCGCCGACGGCACGGTGCTCGTGCACGACCTGAGCAGCGGCGACGTGGTGGCTCGCGCGGACGGCCACGACGGCGCCGTGACGGTCGCGCGCTTCCACGGCGACCGGCTGCTGACCGGCGGGGACGACGGGGTGGTGCGGGCATGGGATGGTGCCGGGCGCGCGGCGGGCGAACCGCTCGGCCCCCATCGCGGCGGGGTGACCGCTATGGCGTGGGGCCCCGACGGCATCCTGGCCGTCAGCGACCGGGAGGGCAACGTCCAGCTCTGGCGCCCAGAGGACGGTGCACGCGTGGGCACCGCCCTGCCCGCGGACGGCAACACGGTGTGGAGCGTGGACTGGTCGCCCGACGGAGGCCGGCTGGCGATCGCGAGCGCCGACGAGAACGTCACGCTGACCACGCCCTCGGGCGAGCGCTCGGCGCGCCTCACCCCCCATCCCGGCGGCGCCACGGGCGTGGCCTTCCTCGCCGACGGCGCCACGGCGGTGAGCGCCAGCCGGGACGGCACCATCCGCCTGTGGGACGTCGCGCTCGGCCGTGCGCTCGGGGGCGCGTTCGCTACGCACGACGAGGCCGTCTGGCGGGTCGTGGCCCACCCCCATGACAGGCGTTTCGTGACGAGCAGCGAGGACGGCACCGTGCGGATCTGGGACGTCTTGGACACCGGGCGGGCCTGCGAGCGGGCCGGCGGCGCGTTCGACGAGGAGCAGCAGCGCACGTACCTCGGACCGGGCGAGACCGCAGCCGGGTGTGGGTAG
- the pfkA gene encoding 6-phosphofructokinase, with product MRRIAVLTSGGDAPGMNAAIRAVVRGADAAGIEAYGVQNGYAGLIDGQLAPLDARAVSGILHQGGTTLGTARSAAFRTTEGRRQASKHLDMADIEGVVVIGGDGSFRGADVLSREGHVRVVGIPGTIDNDLSGTDFTLGFDTAVNTALESIDRIRDTAASHGRLFFVEVMGRRSGWLALYAGLAGGATEVLVPERPTDIARVREGVRTSFAIGKRFCLVVVAEGDEAGGAYGIADRVAEGLDVDYRVSTLGHVQRGGSPSMRDRVLGSVLGDAAVTAQAEGANRVMVGERHGQVIRSPLEQTWTSFDRTPQDLLALMDRLAR from the coding sequence ATGCGACGGATCGCGGTACTGACCAGCGGTGGGGACGCCCCCGGGATGAATGCGGCGATCCGCGCGGTCGTCCGCGGTGCCGACGCGGCCGGCATCGAGGCCTACGGGGTCCAGAACGGTTACGCGGGCCTCATCGACGGTCAGCTCGCTCCCCTGGACGCGCGGGCGGTGTCGGGGATCCTGCACCAGGGCGGCACGACGCTGGGCACCGCGCGGTCCGCGGCCTTCCGGACGACGGAGGGTCGCCGCCAGGCCAGCAAGCACCTCGACATGGCCGACATCGAAGGAGTGGTGGTCATCGGCGGAGATGGCTCCTTCCGTGGCGCTGACGTGCTCAGCCGGGAGGGCCACGTGCGTGTGGTCGGGATCCCGGGGACGATCGACAACGACCTGTCCGGCACGGACTTCACCCTCGGGTTCGACACCGCCGTCAACACCGCGCTGGAGTCGATCGACCGCATTCGCGACACCGCGGCCAGCCACGGCCGACTGTTCTTCGTGGAGGTGATGGGCCGGCGCAGCGGCTGGCTCGCCCTGTACGCCGGTCTGGCCGGCGGCGCGACGGAGGTGCTCGTGCCGGAGCGCCCGACCGATATCGCCCGGGTCCGCGAAGGGGTGCGGACGTCGTTCGCCATCGGCAAGCGCTTCTGTCTGGTGGTCGTCGCGGAGGGCGACGAGGCAGGCGGCGCGTACGGCATCGCTGACCGGGTGGCCGAGGGCCTGGACGTCGACTACCGGGTCTCGACCCTCGGCCACGTCCAGCGGGGCGGATCGCCCAGCATGCGTGACCGTGTCCTCGGCAGCGTCCTGGGGGACGCCGCGGTCACCGCCCAGGCCGAGGGCGCCAACCGCGTCATGGTCGGCGAGCGTCACGGGCAGGTCATCCGCTCGCCGCTGGAGCAGACCTGGACGAGCTTCGACCGCACGCCCCAGGACCTGCTGGCGCTCATGGACCGTCTGGCCCGCTAA
- a CDS encoding DsbA family oxidoreductase, which produces MQVEIWSDVVCPWCAVGKRRFEAALARFPHADDLEVTWRSFELDPGAPRRRDVSTTEHLAAKYRVSHAEAQAMHERMTEVAAGEGLPFRLDIARSGNTHDAHRLLHLAREHGVQHAMKERLLTAYLCEGEPVGDPDVLARLAVDAGLDGQVAAAVLAGDAYGDAVRADQADARALGVTAVPFFVVDRAFGVSGAQPADVLLELLTETWAHTVAPAIDHAATADCAEGGCTV; this is translated from the coding sequence ATGCAGGTCGAGATCTGGTCAGACGTGGTGTGCCCGTGGTGCGCCGTCGGCAAGCGGCGCTTCGAGGCGGCGCTCGCCCGATTCCCCCACGCCGACGACCTGGAGGTGACGTGGCGCAGCTTCGAGCTCGACCCCGGCGCTCCCCGCCGACGCGACGTGTCGACCACCGAGCACCTCGCCGCGAAGTACCGGGTGAGCCATGCGGAGGCCCAGGCCATGCACGAGCGCATGACGGAGGTCGCGGCCGGCGAAGGACTGCCGTTCCGCCTCGACATCGCCCGCAGCGGCAACACCCACGACGCGCACCGGCTGCTGCACCTGGCCCGGGAGCACGGCGTGCAGCACGCGATGAAGGAGCGGCTGCTCACCGCGTACCTGTGCGAGGGCGAGCCGGTCGGCGACCCCGACGTGCTCGCGCGTCTGGCGGTCGACGCAGGCTTGGACGGGCAGGTGGCGGCCGCCGTGCTCGCCGGTGACGCCTACGGCGACGCGGTCCGCGCCGACCAGGCCGACGCGCGGGCACTGGGCGTCACCGCCGTGCCCTTCTTCGTGGTGGACCGTGCCTTCGGAGTGTCCGGTGCCCAGCCGGCCGACGTCCTGCTCGAGCTGCTGACCGAGACGTGGGCGCACACGGTCGCCCCAGCGATCGACCACGCCGCCACCGCCGACTGCGCCGAGGGCGGCTGCACCGTCTGA
- a CDS encoding HD domain-containing protein encodes MNETPDTQVSARFARAVGFAAEVHRTQARKGSRVPYLAHLLAVSSLVLEDGGDEDEAIAGLLHDAVEDGDLPMSEMLDRIGEQFGDRVAGLVGMHRRGRRRRRGPLAGELGRPQAAHHRRAGRRGP; translated from the coding sequence ATGAACGAAACACCCGACACCCAGGTGTCAGCGCGCTTCGCGCGTGCGGTGGGGTTCGCCGCCGAGGTGCACCGCACCCAGGCACGCAAGGGCAGCCGGGTTCCCTACCTTGCGCATCTCCTGGCGGTTTCGTCGCTGGTGCTTGAGGACGGTGGGGACGAGGACGAGGCCATCGCCGGGCTGCTGCACGACGCGGTCGAGGACGGTGACCTGCCGATGAGCGAGATGCTCGACCGCATCGGTGAGCAGTTCGGTGACCGGGTCGCCGGGCTCGTCGGCATGCACCGACGTGGACGTCGGCGCCGGCGCGGACCGCTCGCCGGCGAGCTGGGCCGCCCGCAAGCAGCACACCATCGACGCGCTGGCCGACGCGGACCCG
- a CDS encoding adenylate/guanylate cyclase domain-containing protein: MGSVVMANVAVVVVREPGRTALHLVLHEALEIGRDCSGILLDDPGVSRRHLVLRPEGDTVEVEDLGSTNGTTLDGERLDGTATLTSDSVVQLGDTTVRLAGRTAGSRSRDLDGPAPVTSIDRVAAEVAADRPAPPRAAMREGTVTIVFTDIESSTQQAEAFGDQRWFDVLTTHNQIVRDRLVEHDGVEVKSQGDGFMLTFPSARRALECMIAVQRDMAALRAERPEHGVRIRVGVHTGEAIVGDDGDLFGLHVNIAARIAAQATGDEILLSSLVREIVATRGDLRFGEPRRTGLKGLAGEFVLHAVEWAET, from the coding sequence GTGGGTAGCGTCGTGATGGCCAACGTGGCGGTGGTGGTCGTCCGCGAGCCGGGCCGCACCGCCCTGCACCTGGTGCTGCACGAGGCCCTGGAGATCGGGCGGGACTGCTCCGGGATCCTGCTGGACGACCCCGGCGTGTCGCGCCGCCACCTGGTGCTGCGCCCCGAGGGCGACACGGTCGAGGTCGAGGACCTCGGCAGCACGAACGGCACCACGCTCGACGGCGAGCGGCTCGACGGCACGGCCACGCTCACGTCGGACTCGGTCGTGCAGCTCGGCGACACCACCGTCCGCCTCGCCGGCCGCACCGCGGGGAGCCGATCGCGCGACCTCGACGGCCCCGCGCCCGTCACGTCGATCGACCGGGTCGCGGCCGAGGTCGCCGCCGACCGCCCCGCGCCGCCCCGCGCGGCGATGCGCGAGGGCACGGTCACGATCGTGTTCACCGACATCGAGTCGTCGACCCAGCAGGCGGAGGCCTTCGGCGACCAGCGCTGGTTCGACGTGCTGACCACGCACAACCAGATCGTGCGCGACCGCCTGGTCGAGCACGACGGCGTGGAGGTCAAGTCCCAGGGCGACGGCTTCATGCTGACGTTCCCCTCGGCCCGCCGGGCCCTCGAGTGCATGATCGCCGTGCAGCGGGACATGGCCGCCCTGCGGGCGGAGCGCCCCGAGCACGGGGTGCGCATCCGGGTCGGCGTGCACACGGGCGAGGCCATCGTGGGCGACGACGGCGACCTGTTCGGCCTGCACGTCAACATCGCCGCGCGCATCGCGGCGCAGGCCACGGGCGACGAGATCCTCCTGTCGTCGCTGGTGCGCGAGATCGTCGCGACGCGCGGCGACCTGCGCTTCGGTGAGCCGCGCCGGACCGGGCTCAAGGGGCTCGCGGGGGAGTTCGTGCTGCACGCCGTGGAGTGGGCTGAGACGTGA
- a CDS encoding class I SAM-dependent RNA methyltransferase, whose translation MPADHIDIVLHGFTHGAEAVGRLPNGKACFVGHAIPGERVRVEIIEERDRWARARLVAVLEPSPDRIDPPCPHFGPQRCGGCAIQHVAPARQATLKRQVVIDQLERIGGIPDPPVVATITPGELGYRNRARFAVDDAGRLGFRRAGTHDVLPIDRCPLLDPAAQAVREEAGDGWQGVEEVSVRAAVAGEGAAMTVTPGPDALPPLPPGTTPVALLDDTGAAHALRGDPTVVERVAGFDYRISARSFFQANTAGAEVLVAEVRGAAAVQPGDAVADLYAGVGLFSRPLAADGATVVAVEGDATACEDARYNLANTTASVVCEPVVAAVRRMAAEVRATARPGDDQAGFAVVVLDPPRRGAGRDVCGRIASLRPRTIVYVSCDPAALARDARVLAKAGYHLTRAVPVDQFAQTATIEVVATFARR comes from the coding sequence ATGCCTGCTGACCACATCGACATCGTGCTGCACGGGTTCACCCACGGCGCCGAAGCCGTGGGGCGCCTGCCGAACGGCAAGGCCTGCTTCGTCGGCCACGCGATCCCCGGAGAACGGGTGCGCGTGGAGATCATCGAGGAGCGTGACCGCTGGGCTCGCGCCCGTCTGGTGGCGGTCCTCGAGCCCTCGCCCGACCGCATCGACCCACCCTGCCCCCACTTCGGCCCGCAGCGCTGCGGTGGCTGCGCCATCCAGCACGTCGCGCCCGCGCGCCAGGCGACGTTGAAGCGCCAGGTGGTCATCGACCAGCTGGAGCGCATCGGCGGGATCCCCGATCCCCCCGTGGTCGCGACGATCACCCCGGGGGAGCTCGGCTACCGCAACCGGGCCCGCTTCGCGGTCGACGACGCCGGCCGCCTGGGCTTCCGCCGGGCGGGCACCCACGACGTCCTGCCGATCGACCGCTGCCCGCTGCTCGACCCGGCGGCGCAGGCCGTGCGCGAGGAGGCCGGTGACGGCTGGCAGGGCGTGGAGGAGGTGAGCGTGCGGGCGGCGGTCGCCGGCGAGGGCGCCGCCATGACCGTCACCCCCGGCCCTGACGCGCTGCCCCCGCTGCCGCCGGGCACCACGCCCGTCGCCCTGCTCGACGACACGGGCGCCGCCCACGCCCTGCGCGGCGACCCGACGGTGGTGGAACGGGTCGCCGGCTTCGACTACCGCATCTCGGCGCGCAGCTTCTTCCAGGCCAACACAGCCGGTGCGGAGGTGCTGGTGGCCGAGGTCCGCGGAGCCGCCGCGGTGCAGCCCGGCGACGCCGTGGCCGACCTGTACGCCGGCGTGGGCCTGTTCAGTCGACCGCTGGCCGCCGACGGGGCGACCGTCGTGGCGGTCGAGGGTGACGCCACGGCGTGCGAGGACGCCCGGTACAACCTGGCGAACACGACCGCCTCGGTCGTCTGCGAGCCCGTGGTCGCCGCCGTGCGGCGGATGGCCGCCGAGGTGCGCGCGACCGCCAGGCCGGGCGACGACCAGGCCGGATTCGCCGTCGTGGTGCTCGACCCGCCACGGCGGGGAGCCGGCCGCGACGTCTGCGGGCGCATCGCGAGCCTCCGGCCGCGCACGATCGTGTACGTCTCCTGCGACCCGGCGGCGCTGGCGCGCGACGCCCGGGTGCTGGCCAAGGCCGGCTACCACCTCACCCGGGCGGTGCCGGTCGACCAGTTCGCCCAGACCGCCACCATCGAGGTCGTGGCCACCTTCGCCCGCCGGTAG